The DNA segment AACATGTgtaagaagtctgctatggggcccagcctatcctagttacacccctcatTATAGATTCACATTTTAGCATTTTACAACAGTACTTGTAAACCAGGGTGGATCCaactgagacaatggggcacatttatcaagcagtctgaaagtcagaatatttctagttcccatggcaaccaatcacaactcccctttaaaatattcatgagcactggtaaaataaaagcttagctgcgattggttgccatgggcaactaaaacaatattcttactttcagacagcttgataaatctgtcccaatgttttTAGTTACACTTTTCTGGGCACTTGGAAAATGTCTAAACACTTGCAAAAAAAACATAGCATGCACTATATAGGCTAAACTATGGAACCAATGGGGACCAACTCTGCAGCTTTTGACATAGTTAATCTGCCCCTTTATTTTCTGAATGTAAATTTATCAACTACGATTGGGTTAGGGCAATACTACCATGTGTTAACATGAGCTACCAGAGTATTATGATGGGTAAACCACATCCGCATCTTCTCATAACAAGGATTTCTTAGATTCCTCAGAAGTCACAGCTATTGCTGTCCACAGAGTTAAAAAGAGTGGCCGCAAATGTGCGCACAGTCTCAGCCATTCAGTGGGAAGGGGGCCAGCTAACCCATGTACCCGAGATGTGGGTCCCAGTATAGGGTCGTTACCGCTGCTGGGACAGGTTACTAGCGAGGAAGGCTGTGGCAGGTTACTAGCAAGGGAAGGACCTGTTTGGTGTATCATTCCTAATCCGTTATTGTAATTAATTTAAAAACAgtataattacaataaaaaaaaaccttgtataTGTTCGAGACGGGGGGGgcggtgctgtggtggtggtggtaaccAAAAATTTGCTATTGGGCCCAACTCATTCCTAGTTAAGCCACTGATCCTGGCAATGTTTTTTTCTAAGACAGCACATGGATTCCCTACGAGTACCACCCACTCAGACTATGACATGCTCTCGTCTTGAATGGGATGGACACAGAGTCCGTTtattgatccattaaaaagtattgcagtAGTGCAGCCGTGAGCGGTCAGtcaatttatattaaaaataaaaaaaagtgggcATGAGCCATAACATTTTCTGTCTCGTTCAACGATACTTCATTTTACTTCAGCAAGACCAGTACTTACCCAGAACTTTCTACATTGTTTATATCGGTTAAAATGGAAACCACAGAAGTCTCGTTGGTAGTTGTAGACATCCATGCACTTCGATGAAGCTTCGCTTTCCTTTAATAGAGATTGGAAATAATTTATGTATAATGTAGCGAACGTCATCACTACAGAGATCTCGACGTCACACGTTATCAACCAACCTCCAAACATGGATTGTTTTCAGCAGCTCTTTTGTTCCTCTGTGAGGACATCTCGTTTAAGAGCTAAAATATACAAAGGGGAATAGAAACTCACATTCTGAATGGCAGAAATATCTGTaaagttttaaagggatattttcaTCTTGACATTTCCCCCCTGTAGATTGGACACCTTGGGATCATTTATCAGCCATTTTGACACAAAaaggcgaaaaaaaaaaaaataggtcacTAGTTTAAGGTAAGTTCCCCTTTAAACACCTCAAATTCTCTTTCCCAACAATCACATAATACAatccaacataaaaaaaaatagtagtaTGTTTATCGAAGTTCTCTCTGATCTACCAAAATGTGActgtttccttc comes from the Engystomops pustulosus chromosome 5, aEngPut4.maternal, whole genome shotgun sequence genome and includes:
- the CHCHD7 gene encoding coiled-coil-helix-coiled-coil-helix domain-containing protein 7 isoform X2, with product MSSQRNKRAAENNPCLEESEASSKCMDVYNYQRDFCGFHFNRYKQCRKFWHTIMLKRRGDGVSPAMPTAEERKEILATYDKLPY